TCTACTGCACTAGATCCACCTGCACCAACACCAAGCGCTCGGTCTCCAACGTCCACGTCCCCAACGAGGAGCAGGCGGAGGGGAAGCCGAGCCCCAGCGACCTCCCCCCGGACACCCTGCCCCCACCGGAGGGCGCCAACGAGCCCCCAACAATTTCAGCTGAGCCTCAGGACAAGGAGAAAGCCAAAAAGACTAAGAACAACAAGGGGGCCCGGCTGGAGGTGCCTCAGGGAAACACAGCGCCGGAGACGGCGGCGCCCGTGGACGGGGTGGAGAGCCCCGGCCCGCTGCTCAACAACAAGAGAAACAGCTTCAGGCAGCAGTACGTCAAGCTGCCCGCCAACCTGCCCATGCGCAGCACGGCCTGCTCCATCCTGTGAGCCGCCAGGCCCCCGCGCCCACCTGACGTGGGACAGATTGGACCTTGAGATTACAGGACATTCCTGACGTGTGAAGGAGGTCTAACGCTGAAAACATCACGGCGGTTCGGTCGAAAGGTAAAGCGGGGCGAGGCGGTCCGGCGTGTTCAACATTCACGGCTCCCGACGATTCACAGTCTGAATGATATGTAATGTCAAGGCTTTGGTGACATTTTGGGCAAATGAGTTCTATATGTCAAATGAAAGACCTCAAGACCAATACTGAATTATGGAAATGTCAATCATTTAAAGTCCTCTGGTGCCTCCGAGCCCTTGGTATGTTTAAATTAGGTACACTCATTTCATTAGCTTTATTAcccctgtgaaaaaaaaaaaaaaaaaaaaaaaaaatggtccaCACTCCAAGGGGCAACATTCAGAGTTAAAGACGTTTCATAAGTTTCACACGCCACAAGGATCAGTTAAATTATCTCAATGAGTGAGTTTTCATGTCCGctttagttcatttttttttttttttttttttaaagtgaagcaCAAAACCTTGTTCATGCAAACAACACGTGTCTAGAGAAACAGACCTTAACAAAGACGgtaatgacagtgatgatgcTGATAACAACGAGCTGGTATTTCAGGGTTTGCTTGTTACTCTCTGTATTATTGCAcaagttattgttattattatggcaGCGTGTTAGAAAAGACAACAAATTACAGCCCTGGAGATTtaaagaaagacattttttttgtggcagGAGCTTccacagagtttttttttttatttttattattattctgtggGTGCTTCATTTGATTCAGTAACTGAGATTAGATATCATccagttgtattttattttgtgtaaacTAGGCTTAAAGTATTTGGATAGGGATTTTCGCTAGATATTCATAACGCTGTCTTAATCTTTTGGGTTCGGTTTCTAATTGCTGTAATGTGAAGGACCGCATTGTTCGCCTGCATgcttgtgtttatttatataaaactgCATGTACAGCCACCAAAACGAAtgtcttcctgtctttgtttatttaaaaaaaaaaaagtagctgaTGGATGGTCTAAAGCTTTCCaattcatttgaaaacacagaTTGACGAAGCATCCAGTCGACAAACTTACAAACTGCAGCCAAAATGAGTTGGAAATAATAGTTGAAAAGTTGTTCAGAACAAGCAGGAtggaagtttttattttttattttttatttttttttattttcatgtcttcCGTTCTTGCTGTAGGGAGAAAGTATATCCCAGGCAGGGTGTTGAAGGCCGACCAGATTAAATCTCCGGCCTCCTCTGTGCCGGCGTCCATTCATCTCGATCTGCGCTCGCCATCTATCTCGGAGCCGTGCGAGCGGCGGACGCGCGGCGGGGGGGGGGCGCCGAGAGCACCTCAGCCACCTCGCCAAATCCTCCGTCCAATCCAGAGCCCAAATCTTCAGGCGCAATCCACTGACCTCCGCGGTTATGAGGTCGCCGATTCCTGTCTTAGTCATCCGGCGATAACACAGTGCCATTATGTCGGAccccgcgtgtgtgtgtgtgtgtgtgtcaggttggAGGATGGAAAACGCTTGTGATCTTTTAATGGAAGATAAGTGACATAATTGATGTTCCTCTGATTATCTCATAACCAAAATAGGCGAGTGCGTAAgcgagtgtgtgctgtgtggagGTGAAGCAGGTAAGCGCTCATTTCAGGGTGAGAGCGCTTTCACAAATACACGCGTATtactcactctctcgctctcacacacacacacacataaacacacacacacaagcactcgGACATGCAAGCACACGCACTCATGcgcacaaacagacacacacacatatacagttgAGCTCTCCCTGCTGATATTTCCTTGTGAGATGTCATTACACGATAAAGAGGAAGCCATCAGGAAACCGCTTAAGCactacttcctgtctgttgccatggtgacagacCTCATTTCGCAGTTGCAACGTTCGCCGTCTCTTTCTCGAGTTAATTTCTTGCAGGAGGAGAGGATCGGGGAGGCGAAAACAAAGAGGCAGGTGTCTCCcggtcccccccccccctctggTGCATGCTGGTGGGCTCGTATCCTGTCCAGGCACCCCTCTCCGTCCAGCTGGGTCTCGGTTTGACCCGTAACCCCGACATCTGACAACAATTACCGTCTCCCCGAGCCTCGGCCGGCCGGCCCTCGGCACAGCTGGTTGCCATTCAGAAAAAACTACAGATAAACACAGAGCTTTAAAAAGCGAGGGACCGGCCGCTGATAAATGAATCGGCGTATTCATGACTCCTGATCGGGGAACTTACCGAGGTTTCTGAGCCGGATCGACTTGGCGTGAGCAACATGAGGCTCGGTCCTTGTAAAACATCCAGCGCTGCCTTCATCAGTACTCAGTATTTATATTTCACTGCCACAAATGAGATAAGAGATTAGAGCGGTGATAGGTTCTATGGAAACCTGTGCAAACACGGATCCATACAAATAAGTGGcatcctacactgcaaaaactcaaaatcttaccaagattatttgtcttatttcaagtcaaaaatgtcttattcctagtcaaaatatctcattacacttaaaataagacatgatcacctcagaagtaacttgtttttagacaattgtctcttgtttcaagtgaaaatttgcttgaaacaagtgaaaatttgcttgtttcattggcaaaatgtgtttcttgtttctagctaattttcacttatttcaagtgaattttcactttttccactggcaaattttgccaatgaaacgagcaaattttcacttgtttcaagtgaattttcacttgtctaaaaacaagttacttctgaggtgatcatgtcttattttaagtgtaatgaggtattttgactaggaataagacatttttgacttgaaataagacaaataatcttggtaagattttgagtttttgcagtgtaatgctGTATCGGTCCTCACTGATCACTTTACACaccatcataaaaaaaaaaaaatccaacttttAACCATCATTAAGTTCATGTTATAAACTTTTAACCATCATTAAGTTCATGTTATAAACTTGCTGGGTGACACAAAGTtgtaaaaatgtttatgttCAACATTTAGTCAAAACTGTGAAGAGTGCTTTTTACAGTTGCGCAATGCATAGTTAGAGAGCTGCagagaaagtatgtgtgtgcttgtgtgtgtgtgtgtgtgtgtgtgtgtgtgtgtgtgtgtgactgaatgagCGCAAAGACAAACACCCAGAGACCCTTATGGGCTGTAAACGCTGTGAGCCGATCTTGAAATAGAGTCATGGCGCTCGGTGCTGACAGGAGCCGCATTCCAGCGAAGGTGAACACAAAAAAAGGGCTAAGCCGCTCCCCTTTCAAATGGCTGCATCACTGGATTATTGCTAAATTCTTTCTGGGGTTTTTCACTTGTCAGAACAAGCAGAGGCACCGCGTCAGCatatacagagagacaggggagagagagagaggcagagagagagacagagagagagagagagagagagagagagagggagtgccAAAGTATGAGGAGTaagaacaagagagaaataTAGAGGGTTTTTTGAagagtttgaatttgaatttcagagggaaacacagaaccagctagacagacagacagacagagagagagagagagagagggagagagagagagagagagaaacacactgagGGGTGTGTCATAGCAATTTAGTTCCTCAAGGAAGTACAAGTCAACATTATCTTGAGACAGGGTGGTGAGCGCTGATAGAAGCGCCGCAGGAgggctgtgttgttttgttcttgttttttttttttttccttttttgcggTTTTGGTTTTCTTCATGGTAAAAAATGAAGGGATCTCGTTAAAGCGACCGGGCTGTGCTGTCAACCTGAGACACggtgcagagggagagagagagacagagatctgacacacaaggagagaggagggagggggactcggcgcacacacacacacacacacacaggtaagaCGCTTCTCCTGCTGTTTCCATGTGGCAGCAAAAAACTCTTCCAGGCGCATGGATCCATTCAAAGTGTTATAGTTTTGGTTCTTGGAGAAATCTGAAATTCATCGTGGAGGCCCGGCAGAGGCAGGCTGAGCAGAGGGGATGACTGGAACAAATGAGAATGTGTGGCTCCTCTCCACTTCCCCATCTTGAGCGCGGGGCTGGGAGACATGCATGTACGCTCGCGGTCATGCTGGAACAAGTACGGTGACTCGCGCAGCTGCAGAGCTCACGCTGCCTGCGTCTGCCGGGAATTGCTCAACTCAGACCTCGCGCCGTTGGACTTTCCCCTCCTTCCACTGGCCTACTTTGATTCGAAGTCGCAGCGGAAGGCAAAGGCAAAAAGGTCGCGGCGTGACACCCGGTGCGGCGCGGACGCGGGCGGCGAGCGCAAAGCCGCGGGGGGCCTCGGCCGATGACACCCCGTGCCGCCGGGCCAACTGCTgcctgtttcacttcccttttgAGCCGTCGCAGATGGGTGGCAGGCTTGAGCAACGGTTACTCAGAAATGTTGTGCAACTGCGAAAGGGAAacatcagcgtgtgtgtgtttagtgaaGATTTCAAAATGCATAATCTATTcgcaaaaaaaagtttacacaGGCCTTTTTTTGACTCAACAAAAGGATGCACTTGTCAAGTTAGGAAAGGAAATATGACCGTTATTGAATCTGTACCCACTTGGATCTGAACTTGAGCAAGTCGCAAAAGTCACATTTCAGCCTACAGCACTGCTCTCTGTTGCAAATCCCCAGATGAAGTGGCATTTCATCCGAGAGCAATGTTCATCTTGCATATCAGACCATTTTTTTGAGGATAAAGTGACACGGTGGTTTTGCTGTTTAGCCCTTTATTCTGTCTTATTTACCACAGGCTAAGGTGCATCACCCAGTAACTGATCAAACTGCATAAAGGGACCACCATGAGGAGTAAAACAGGCAACGCTGCACACTTTGGTGCAGCTCGGCGAGGTGCTGCGTAGAAACTCCTCCTCGTTTCATGTTGATTGACTGTGGTTTATGGCttttctatgcattttttttttcctggaacgTTCTCATTGTTCCATCTGATCAAAGGCTGTTAGGGAGCCAACCAGAAcatgaaccccccccccctcctcctcctcctccaaaccCGTTCACCTCACCCTAGGACTGATGATGAAAGTCAATGACATAAAGCTCCAAGCAGAGTGGATAACTTTGGGGCCATATCATGCAAACTAGATCCAAAGGAAGGCACTGGAGCGCTTTGGCACCGCGGGTTTTATCGAGAACGCCTCGACCCCGACAATGCATCGGCATCGGAGTCAAATgacaatggcaaaaaaaacaaaacaaaccaaaacaaaacgcAGATTTATGCAGCCTTCCAGATCCACCATAGGGTTGACATTACAGCCCATTAACATAACAGCTCTCATTACACAGAAAACCCCTCCTGTATGTCCAGTGATGATTTGATGTTGTGGATCTGGGACGGTCTACAAGTCTTTGTGTTCTTTGCCAGTGTCTTTTGACTTTGATGAGGACAAGTGGGTCGCTCACACCCAATAAAATAGCATTAATTGCCCGAGTGGACCCTTCCTTTGGGTCCAGTCTACGTTATATGACCCAgagcactctctctctgctctaaGTCCAAAGTGTGAGCAACGACCTGCTGGCTGGAGAGCGAGAAGCTCTCTTCGTAAAGCTGAGGATGTGTGTCTGCGGGGCTTGTCCTAACGAGGCCCCGCTGCCCTGTAATAACAGCGGCATAAGGCGTTCTCTAACCGACCAAGTCAAACGGGACTCGCCTCATCCCCTCGCTAAGCCCTGTGAGAGTCCAGAGGATTtaccttaacacacacacacacacacacacacacactcatgcaggaAGGAGTATGAACACAATCCTGCACGCCAAACCAAGCACACCCTTTCATATGGAAATACTCAcctgctcatacacacacacacacacacacatgaaaatccCCAAGAACACACTTTCACTCCAAAACACACGTCCCCATGTGCACGCGCGCTTACCTGCATCCGCACGGATACACAAGCGCTCTCAGCCTGAGGCTACACGCTGAAGTCATCTCAGGAATGCTAAATATTTACTTGGCCTGCATGCTTGGGCGGCTCCACCAATCAGCAGGCGGCGGCGCGAGTGTCCGTCAAACCAACTTTTGAAGCAGCCTCAGCGCCCGTCCGTCAGAAAGCTGTTTACAGTAACTTTGAAACGAAAAAATAATGCCGTCTCCGCTGCGACGGCACCATCCGCCGCTCTGTGTTGTCATTTAGTTTCCCTGACTGCTGGTGACAATGTTAGATCCCACTCAGAGTACAGGTGCTTGTCTACTTTAGCAGCCTTTTGGGAGGCAGACAAACACTTGAAATGTAATGTACTCCCTCCCTGGTGGATGTCAACAACAAACTGATGCTTAAAGGCACTCTTCAATGCATCCCCACCAGAAAACTGATGCTAAACATTGAAAAGATCCTCAATTTGACTGACTGAATGGCGCCGAATACAGAAGAAAAGCACTTCCACGGCGCTGCACCTCTGCAACACAGAGATGTTTCACCACTCTCCAAAACAGCTTCAATTTCGATGGGTCTGCATAAAATAAACAGCTTTGACTCCGCCGCTCGACGAAAAAGCCAAACACGGAGCTGTCTCCAGCTGTGGAGTCACATTTCACTGTGTGGAACCGTGGCTGACGGCTGCACAGTGTGCACGTCCCTCAAATCCCAGAAGTCTTTTTAGCAAATAAATGAGATTGGAGCACGAATCTGAAATAACTATCACGCTGCTCCACTTCCATTATCACCGTTAAGGGAAATTAATCTAATGAATGTTCTTTAATTCCCCGCAGGGAACCCAAAGCTTTTGTATCGAAGCAAGCTATTAGGAATGTGACACTTGTTCAGAATGAATGGTTGTGCATGTAATAAGGAACCTAGTGAGATGTCCTATAAAATGACTGTTTACTTATTATAGATGTTGCAGCCGGTGTGGGCTGCACgccagggagggagggaggctcaGCCAGCGCTGCCTATTTGCATGATATGATCGTTAATGTGACTGGatcactttttcttttactaGTGAGCGGTGAGGGTGTTTGCCAGCCGTGAGTGCTGACTGTGCATCACTGCAGTCAGAGAGCAAGAACATTGTCATCTGAACAACGGTGTCCAAAAGGCACGCACAAGCAAAACACCAagcgtggaaaaaaaaaaaaaaaaaaaggcacataaaCCCACCAACACATTCACCTCGTGATCGGCCTAACTGAGTTAACAGGCGATAAACCGGTTGCTGCTGCGAATAGACAGGATGTTGGAATAACAGAGTAGGTGTTATTTTACCCAAAGGCAGATTTCAGAGCAGTAATTAAGGTAACCTTTGGGCTCGTAGTGTTAACTTTCTGTGCTGGCCCCGGTGCTGATGTAATCTGGAAACAGCAGGCATGGACCTGCCTCAGCTATGcagcctccctgcctctctcccaTACTTGTCCGCACAAGCTGCAGGTCGGGATTTAGCAGCGAAAACATCCCCGCGAGATGCTCAGAGGCTGTCCTCAAGACGTCGTGCGTTCGTCCGTGATAACGTCTATAAATGTGCAAACAAAGAGGCCAAATGACACGGAGGCTAAATGAAAAGACACCATGCTCAGTGGCATTGTTGTAAAATTACTAGAACTTGTATTGTGTCcatttaaatgtctgttctatGACGCTCATCACAAAGACTTCAGATCAGAGTTGAACTGAAAGTCAGTTTCGGCCGGGGGCATTTCAGAAAGCACCCAAAATCATTCCTAGGACAAGAGCAGTTCTCCTTTTGTCACGGTAATGTTGCTTTTATCATTTGGCTGTTGTTCTTGCCGATGTGGGAATTTATCCTCATTGTTGCAGTCGTAATAAGTTGCTCTGCATTAGTGCATCGGCTAAACagctaaaatgtaaattaagtgAATGACAACGTTCGACATACTGCTCCCTGCCAGGTTGGAAAATGAGGCAAATCCAGGTCGTACTCCTGACAAGCAAACCTGAGCAGCTGAATTGTtcctttgttattttgtgttgtgtgcaaCAGTCACTGGGGTGCACGCTGATGACCTCTCAGGGGTTTTCTCTCTGATCGATGCTAGGTGGGGTCAAAACCTCAGTGGGAAAAATCAACGTGCCTCTATGGACTCTCTTCTATGGTAGTTTTCCCTTTTGGAGTCATGCGTGTGCtagatacaaaaacaaacacacattacagagcaacacaaagcagcacgGCTTCAAAATTGGAAAGATACGAGCTATTTAAAGAAACTATTAAGAGGGggaataaacattttttatgaattaaGAAGGAAAGATAAAGAATAATtgcttgcattttgttttgttccatctttaacacacacacacacacacacacacacacacacacacacacacacacatatatatatatttttttcttctgtttttattaatatgCAAATAAGTGAACCAGATTTGTAACAACTGCAAAGCTTATGCTCTTCAAGTGTGCATGAAGAAGCCTCAGAGTGGGTGGCAATTTGAAGGTTACCGAGTCAAAGCAATGGCTGGAAGGTCGCCAGTTCAAATCCCCAGACCAGCTGGGAAATCTGGATAGGAGAGGTGAACATGTGTTGCTCTCCCCCGCCTCAATAACAACAACGATTTGCCCTTGAACAAGGCACTTAACCTCCAACTACTCCACTGGAGCTGTTCATCGGCTGGCAGTAAAAGACTGAGGTTGTACCGAGTGGCTACCAGGTGCGAGCGCGTGTGCAATGTGTGTAATTCTAAGGCTGTCTTCTTGATTACTCTTTTAAAAAGAGGGTCCAGTGCACTCCAACGTATAACACATAACAAGGAAGATGGCACCAAGCGAGGAGACACGAAAAGGACAGATACTGCAGGGTTTAATCCAAGGCCGGTACACATGTGGTGCCAGAGACAGGGGAGTTCAAGCtgcacttaaaaacacactcatcaCATCAGCCTAAACCTCTAAGCAGAGACTTTTTCATCTCCACTAATTGGGTCACTGTTGAATCGTCCTATTTGCCCCAGTGGAAATCTAGTGTCAGTGTGGACACAGGCGGGAAATCCTCCCACCCATAGAAAGGGACAAATTGCAAGTTGAGCTCAAAATATATACGATCGGTCTCCTAAGCAGCGGTGATCAGACTTCTACCCAGAGCACGCCTTTGGTTTCCTTTGCTATAAAGCACCACAAATTAGCCACGCTGATAATCGTGAGCGTGCTGAGTGTGGTTTACCGGCATCACAGTACGTGACCGCTGAATAttgaagctctttttttttttcaaatagcaAAACAAGTTGCGCACATCCATCACCAACGAGGCAGGTGGCAGACCCACTAGCATGCGTGCATACACTCCCAGCACTCAGACTAAATCTGCATAAGGGAACTACTATGTGCAGACTTCACTTTGTGTGGTATACCGTTCAACGACGTTTTTACACAGATGTTTGCTGGAGATAACATGCAAAGACGCCTCATGCACGCAGCTATATCTCTTTGCATTATCTAATAAGTCTCGTAATGGCTGTGAAGAAAGACATAACATTAACATTGATATTGCCATTGGTCGTTCATGAGCCTTCTTCCATCAAGAACAACTTGATGAAAATGCAGAAAAGTTTCATTCCTCTTATTTCTTCATTCAGGAAACCATGGAGGCCTTCAGCTCCAAGGACATGGCTATGAAGGCCCAGAAGAAGATCTTCAGCAGCATGGCCAACAAATCCTCTGTCCAGATGTTCATCGACGACACCACCAGTGAGATCCTGGACGAACTGTACCGCGTCTCCAAAGAGTACTCGGGCAATCGAACGGAGGCCCAGAAAGTTATCAAAGACCTGATAAAGATAGCGGTGAAGATCGGCGTGCTGTTCAGGCACAACCGCTTCACCACAGAGGAGCTGGGCCTGGCCCAGGACTTTAAGAAGAAGCTGCACCAAGGAGCCATGACGGCGATCAGCTTCCATGAGGTTAGGCTGGCAGCCCTCACTTACTCCTTCTTACCTAACATTTTACCACTACGTTGAACTAAATTTAAGATCAATttaccaaaacaaaaatcaatctAAAATTACAGATGAATGGTATAgaaaagagacacaaagagactAATGTGAACACAATGTCCAGTTACGATTATTAGAGCAGATACTGTATTTCCTTTGTACTATTCTCATAAAAGTCAACATGTTTGCGGACACATGTGGAAACTCACTATGAAAGTAATGTAATGAAATCCAGAGAAATAAAGCTGGCATCATTACTGCTAGTCCTAGTAACACCTATTGGTGAAACTGTACAGTCTATGGCCTtaatttgtttgctttgctAGGTAATTctttttgacttttgactttttaaGGACCTACATATATCCAGATACAGGATTTGATTTGTTCATGATTACTTTGAGAGCCACAAGTCTCTTTGTTTAGCAAGATGATGGCCTTTGTAGCACACATACCCAATTTACCGGATTTCCCCTCCGGggtcagtaaagtatttctgattctgattctgagtctTACATAAAGGTCACGGTTAACCACACGTATTAAAAACGGTAATACAAAGGTCACCGTACTAATACAGTGAAATCACTTTTGTCCCTGAACTGCAGGTGGAGTTTACCTTTGACAAGGCTGTGATGTCTGAGCTGCTGACCAGCTGCAGGgatctgctgctgaagctggtCAACACCCACCTCACCCCTAAATCCCACGGGCGCATCAACCACGTCTTCAACCATTACTCTGACCCCGAGCTCCTGACCAAACTGTACGACCCCGACGGACCCTTCCGGCCCAACCTCACCAAGATCTGCACTGGACTCAACAAACTGCTGGAGGACGGGACAATATGAGTGTGACAAATGCAGTGAAACGCCCCTGAGACACTGGGAGATCTACAGGCAGAAGTCTGACTAACTTAGGACTCAGGACTGATGGACAAAATTGGGCTTATTGCTGCTGAGAACTGGCGACATATGAGAATTGAATTGTGAACTCGGTGCAACACTGGTGCCCCATCGTTCTGAAAGAGCAACTCaaaaagtggggggaaaaaataaagttggCTGTGTCATTCTGGAAATCAGACTTGAACGTGGGCTGGTTTACGCTGTATCATGTTTCATAAATACTGAAATTGCCGTCCAGTTTCATATTTGACACCATGAGAtgtatcatttaaaaactaCTGATGTTATGTATTCAGGGTAGGAGAAACTACAGCAGCTGGACAGAatccatagaaaaaaaaaaaacaaagggacACTGCAAGGTAGTACAGCACTGCCATCTGGTGGCCAAAGTGATATGTCAGCATTACAAGGTCACGTGTATCTACTGAGGAGGTGTCCACAGTGCGGATGACCCAAACTATTTTCCCCATCACTTTGTATTCTCAGCATCAAAACTCACGAC
The Myripristis murdjan chromosome 16, fMyrMur1.1, whole genome shotgun sequence DNA segment above includes these coding regions:
- the tnfaip8l2b gene encoding tumor necrosis factor, alpha-induced protein 8-like protein 2 B, with amino-acid sequence MEAFSSKDMAMKAQKKIFSSMANKSSVQMFIDDTTSEILDELYRVSKEYSGNRTEAQKVIKDLIKIAVKIGVLFRHNRFTTEELGLAQDFKKKLHQGAMTAISFHEVEFTFDKAVMSELLTSCRDLLLKLVNTHLTPKSHGRINHVFNHYSDPELLTKLYDPDGPFRPNLTKICTGLNKLLEDGTI